GTGGAGCGTCTGGGCGTAGCCGGTCATCCAGCGCTTGCGCTGGCCCCACCAGTCGGCGACGCTGTGGGCGCCCTCGATGGTCGAGGCCTGCGAGAGCAGTTCGACCACGTCGAGGTCGGCCTCGTAGCAGTCGAAGGCGAAGGCGTAGTCCTCGGTGAGCATCGCGGGGTCGTAGCCGTCGACCGCTTCGAAGGCCGACCGGCGCATCACGACGGTGCGGCTGGCGGCCATCGTGAAGTCGGTCACCAGCGTGAGCAGGCGCTGGCTCAGGTCGCCCAGCACGACCGACTCGTAGTAGGCGATCGTCTCGACGAGCCCGTCGGGCTCGGGGACGGTCCGGCCCTGCACCACGTCGCAGTCGTCCAGCCGGGCGACGGCCGTCGAGACGAACCGCGGGTCGACCCGCTCGTCGGCGTCGAAGACGGCGAGGTACGGCGAGTCGGTCGCCTCGGCGGCGTAGTTGACGGCGCCGGCCTTGCTGCCGGGGTAGCGGGTGTTGACCAGCACTTCGACGCGGGCCTCGCGGGCGGCGTACTCGCGGGCGCGTGCGATCGAGGCCTCGTCGTCGGGTTCGGCGACGACGACCACCCGCAGGTCCTCGTAGCGGCCGTCGAGCAGGCTCTCGACGCTGCGGTCGAGGACGGCGGCGTCGCGGTGGACGGGGACGACGGCGGTGACGGTCGGGCCGGTCGACGGGCGGCGGCCGGTCTCCTCGACGGCGCGCTGGCCGAACAGGGCGAGCGCCGAGCAGCCGAACATGCCGGAGACGGTGAAACAGGCCATCACCGCCTGGACGACGACGATACTGCCGAGGCCGATTCCGAGGACGGTCGGGACCGCGACGACGACGGTCATGCCGCCCTGGAGGTAGCCGGCGACGACGACGGCGGCGACGAGGCCGACGTACGCGGTCGCGTCGACCGCCTCCCGGACGGAGTCCGGACGGAGCGCTCGAACCGCGGCGGCGCTGCGACGGAGCGTCCG
The window above is part of the Halosimplex rubrum genome. Proteins encoded here:
- a CDS encoding glycosyltransferase — encoded protein: MRPRNALPSVSPGPGRLRRTLRRSAAAVRALRPDSVREAVDATAYVGLVAAVVVAGYLQGGMTVVVAVPTVLGIGLGSIVVVQAVMACFTVSGMFGCSALALFGQRAVEETGRRPSTGPTVTAVVPVHRDAAVLDRSVESLLDGRYEDLRVVVVAEPDDEASIARAREYAAREARVEVLVNTRYPGSKAGAVNYAAEATDSPYLAVFDADERVDPRFVSTAVARLDDCDVVQGRTVPEPDGLVETIAYYESVVLGDLSQRLLTLVTDFTMAASRTVVMRRSAFEAVDGYDPAMLTEDYAFAFDCYEADLDVVELLSQASTIEGAHSVADWWGQRKRWMTGYAQTLHDLLVGCRSPRNYRTLLAPLLCAGSVFGNVFMLSLVSKAAVLVVSGAVTWLALPVATLAGAALALRVSDARRGRVDSVGLAWLATPLVLPLYSLVGIRAAVAYLFTWDGEWYSVAKGV